AGACTATATAGATCTGTTGTTGGAAGTCTTCATTATCTCACAATAACTAGACCGGACGTTTCCTTCGTTGTGAGCAAGCTTAGCTAGTTTATGCATGAACCCTTGCTTGCACATTGGAAGGCTCTAAAGAGAGTTCTTCGATATCTTCAAGGCATTAAGCAACAAGGATTACTCTTTCATAAGAATACAGACTTCAGATTATATGGATTCGCTGATGCTGATTGGGCATCAGACTTTGAAGACCGCAAGTCAGTCACTGAGTTTTGCATTTTTTTAGGATCTAATCTTGTGTCTTGGTATTGTAGGAAGCAAATCACTATCAGTAGGAGCTCGCCAGAGGCTAAATTTTGAAGTCTTGCAGCGTGTGTAGTAGAGACAATTTGGATCATGAACTTGTTGCTCGAATTGAAAGTTCAACTTCAAACATCTCCAATAATTTTCTATGACAATTTAAGCACTGTAATGCTTGCTTCCAATCCAGTGTTACATGACAAAACTAAGCACTTTCAACTTGATATAAAGTTTGTTCGAGACAAGATCAAAAGCAATGAACTACATATGGTCCATATCCTAGGTCAAGAGCGGATTGCTGATATATTGACTAAACCCTTGTCAGCAGCAACCTTTGATAAGCTCAAAAAGACAAGTACAAACTTAGAGTGGTCTCAAGACCAATCATAAGTTTGAGAGGAGTGTAAAAAATGTAGTGGACACTAAGATAAATTTGAATAATAGTGCTAGTGCAGGTCAAGAAAAACAAGACTCTGTTAATATGAGTCATAGTATAAATAGGAAGTCCTTGCTTTCAAAATGAAAAAATGTGTAATACATATTTCTCATAATTCCGTTTTACTTTACTGTATTTTCTTCTTTACTAAGTTGCCCTaagttctttcttgattttcacTATCTAGCTTGTATACATCATCATCATGTCCCTGTTTTCTATTCATCTTTCTTCTGGAAAATTACATGCTTCAATTCTCTTgagaaactaaaattaaaaaatttaactaacgTGAGTATCAACCTCAAGGTCGAGTGCTCCTATAATATGTCAGGTCGCATTCGATTTGTTGATATCCGAAAAACATACTTGTGTCATTAGAATTTTCTGAGAATCTAAAAATCTCTCCAAAACTCACAAATACTTTAAAAACACGCAAAATCTCACGCATACACACGTCAATGTTCACGTACACACGCACACACCCACCCACACACACATGTCCATGTATATGCACATACTAACTCCCACACCCATACATTTACACacatatttgtttgtttttatctatatctatatctatatctgTATTATTTCATACTACAAATACGCTTTTATAAGTATTTTCTtttgacattttaattttttttctttcaattaacTATTTTTTTGTGTTATGTCAAATTTAGAATTTTGTTGTTAAATTAAATATggttaaaatagtaaaaatactCCACTCCACTTTCATATATTTGTACACCCATAAGATAACTACTATTAATGCACCTCCTTTTTCCTTAATTTTGCTTTTAGTTTATCCTTCATATGttgatttctttctttctttctttctttctttctttctttctttctttctttctttctttcttttcttattttttaaaaaacacatatatatttattatttatctatatgTTACCTATTATATTTACctattatatataattagaataaacGATTAAAATAGTACctaaaaatttatattactaATACAAATAATTCTTAAAGATGCAAacgataaaaattttttaaaatttaaatgatttaaaaatgtaataaaaataactaataaatattatattttttataaatgacaaaaagttttatatttaacaaatagATTATCCATTTGATCCAAATTTTTGTggcaaaacttttaaaaaaaatttaaaaagtacacaaaaatatttggaacaaaatttgatctctaattttttttttcaaaaaatgtgATCGTTcacaataaaaattttttaaacaaaattcacttgaaataaaatatatattttatatgtagttatttttataatgttttaaaattttcaaaaacttatttatcatttgtattttttaaagttatttttgttAGAGATGTGAACTTTTGAgtattattttaatagtttattctatataattaagatcaaattTTTGCATTTAAGGATAAAAATGATATGGCTTTTTTTAGGgtgttttctaatttattttgtttcattCATTAAATCAACTTAATTATAATTACTTTTTCAATcacattattaattttttaaattattattattattgccaaTACTCTAATCATATAGTATctactattttaaaaatttaatatatacatCTAATTaactaatgtaatttttttactatcaatatataataattaaacttaaaataatattgaGGTGACGAGATGTGCCCTAAACCATATACCTAAGCTTAAAACTAATGTAaggtttttccaatttttttagttACATTAAAATTATACTATACACCAAAACAGGAACTTAAACCAAAAGCAGCACTAAAAGTAAATTGTTTCTTATAATTTTGCATATTTTATCATGTTTattgtttttatatataaaatagattagACATATATCGTCAAGCTAGTTTGCCCGAGAGGTTAAGGGGGAAGACTTAAGATCTTCTGCACATAAGTGCGCGTGGGTTCGAACCCCACAGCTAGCACTTTTAATCTGTTATGCATCTCGTTACTcatagagagagggagagaaataaTTAATGCTAACCTATGCTCTACCTTTATAAAACTTTTGCACTTATGTTACTTGTTATGATGATATTCATATTCCATCCAAGGCGAAATAATAGCAAGTTCAAGAGAATTGGAAAGTGCACCTAGTTGGCTACCAATTTCTCCTTGAACACATTCaactttaatttgatatattgatATGCAACTAATAATTGCGTATAACAAGAACAACAACAGAGAGAGTGGTGTGGTGCTCTAATTAGTCGCAAAATCTTTATATAGATCCATGTCTAACAGCAAGTCATCCCAATCCCACTGGCCGCTGCTCCCTTCGCCGGCGTTGATGATCTCTTCAACTCCTCCTTCGAATCGGAAATCCATAGGCAACTCACCAACAATGTCCTGATGCTCCAAGCATGAGTATATGTTGTTTTCTAGCTGCGATTCTAGCATGTTATGATGGCTTTGTCCGTCGGCATCAAACGACATTGTGGACGACATGCCACTGATTTCTTGTTGAGCAAGTAAATCGCTCTCGATCGGCGATGATGACTCGCCCTGAATTCCCCTTCTTCGCTTCATGGAGCTTGAAGTGCCAATGTTTCTAGCCTGTGGCCTTATCACTTCAACATTTTTAGTCGCTTGTGATCTGTCTTCGCCTTCCATTGCATTCAGTTTCTTGCTCAGATGACAATTCCAATAGTTCTTCACATCGTTGGCAGTCCTTCCCGGCAGCCTTCCTGCAATCAGTGACCACCTTAAAAGGAAAATGCGTGTTAGGCTGAATCACCAGAGATTAAGCACTACAACATAAGAACTAGAAGCTGCAAAATCAAAGTTAGAACTTAAGGTATTGGAGAATTTTTAAAATGCGTGTTAGCCTTCTAACGTTTATTTTCGAAACGTTTTCttggaatttttaaaattttttacgaACTGTTTTAAGtaaattggagagaaactaaactGTATTGTCTAACAGAAATAAATATTAGAAActgttttttgtattttaaaatctaaagaattaaagtgtttaattttaaaagtttcaaaatttaatttgagtaattattcataaataaaaaaaaattaagagtcaACATTTTTTTGAaccaatatcttatttttatattattagaatttatagtTTAGAATTTTATATAATGTTTAAAGTTGgccaaattaataaattttattggtgATATATCattatttataaataaacaaATGTTAAAATGAGGAACAAAGACCTTCTTGGCATGAATAATGAATACAGAACTAACTGAACTGCAAGAATTCTTTTGTTATGAACCATAGTTGCATACGTGTATGAAACTAGTAATTTACCTTGTGGGGAACCATGCAGCCTGCTGGTCCCCTTTGGTTCCGCCTCTGGTTAGGGGGACCAAGAAATAGAGAATGAAAAAGAGGTGTTGATTGATTTTTTTaagttaacaaaaataaaataaaggaggGAGAGTTTTGAGAAAatgatgtaaaataatttttaatttaataatttctaactctttaaataatattattgcaaaaaaaatttaattcttttatctaatggaaattttaaatcaaataatacaatacatttaagattaaaattagtcttttttgtcaaaaaaaaaaaaagaagggaatcTTGGAGTAACAGTTAGAtagtttttgaataaaataaactCAAGTTTAGAAAATTCTGTCGTAGAATCAATCaaatatataaagagaaaaatatcTATAGTCTATATTCACTATATATTTATCAGATAAACAATGATGTAATGTaaagttactttttttttatagatGAGCCACAATCAGTGATCAAATGAGATTTTCATTAAACTTCCTCTTAGGAaattaattttagaaagaaaatcaGTTGTGAGGGACTCAAAATTATTTCTATAGTTTGATGTCCTTCTTGTTGCAATGAACATGGTATTAAAAGATTAGAGTGTTAATTAAGAGTTACCTATTTCCCAATAATTTGTGGAGTTTAACAATCAtctccacttcttcctctgcaaaatttcctctttttatgttaggacgaAGGTAGTTCAGCCACCTTAGTCTGCAGCTCTTTCGGCACCTGTTTAGACCTTCAATTCACAAATTTTGCATTCAAGAATTTATCAATGGAAAAAGTATTATATCTCTTGAAATTTTActgaatattttctttttaatgtaaaaattaatcaaatttttgaaagttCTCAAACACGGTGATCTATTTAATCATCAGTCACTTATCGGATGAAAATATTAATAACCGTGCATTTCTTTTTAGTTTAGGCTCCACTTAGTTCCTCGGTATGAATCTTCTGCGTAAATATTTAACAATAATGCAAGAGAGATTATATTCCTGCAGG
The sequence above is drawn from the Arachis hypogaea cultivar Tifrunner chromosome 4, arahy.Tifrunner.gnm2.J5K5, whole genome shotgun sequence genome and encodes:
- the LOC112796947 gene encoding transcription factor MYB113, with translation MGGVAWTEEEDHLLKKCIQQYGEGKWHRVPLLAGLNRCRKSCRLRWLNYLRPNIKRGNFAEEEVEMIVKLHKLLGNRWSLIAGRLPGRTANDVKNYWNCHLSKKLNAMEGEDRSQATKNVEVIRPQARNIGTSSSMKRRRGIQGESSSPIESDLLAQQEISGMSSTMSFDADGQSHHNMLESQLENNIYSCLEHQDIVGELPMDFRFEGGVEEIINAGEGSSGQWDWDDLLLDMDLYKDFATN